In one Rhopalosiphum padi isolate XX-2018 chromosome 3, ASM2088224v1, whole genome shotgun sequence genomic region, the following are encoded:
- the LOC132925702 gene encoding elongin-B-like isoform X2, whose product MDLDGKETYLSIHRKNLTISTDVKNDILVNELKRIIGSIIKQLPKDLQLHYEDEIMDGTKPLSYYDLSDDIQNPMLIGLSLKMPNGEFEPLEITPYSSPSSDFDDLIFSEDEETFEIN is encoded by the exons atG gaTTTAGATGGCAAGGAAACTTATTTATCAATTCACCGAAAAAATCTAACCATAAGTACGGATGTTAAAAACGACATACTGGTTAATGAACTAAAACGAATCATTGGAA gtattattaaacAACTTCCTAAAGATCTACAACTTCACTATGAAGACGAGATTATGGATGGGACAAAACCTTTGTCGTATTATGATTTGAGTGATGATATCCAAAATCCAATGCTTATTGGTTTATCattgaa GATGCCGAATGGAGAATTTGAGCCCTTAGAAATAACTCCATATTCATCACCGTCATCAGATTTCGACGATCTTATATTTTCAGAAGACGAAGaaacttttgaaattaattaa
- the LOC132924957 gene encoding LOW QUALITY PROTEIN: protein 5NUC-like (The sequence of the model RefSeq protein was modified relative to this genomic sequence to represent the inferred CDS: deleted 8 bases in 7 codons) codes for MAVSLQWPRVFRTVALLLWLQSTAAVAAHNNYRLLVLHTNDMHSRFDQIDAAGGADCASVGRPCYGGFARLKTVVDRERRSADADGTLFLNAGDTFQGTAYYTLLKWRAVERMVGALGIDVMCLGNHEFDDGVEDVESFIQNITIPVVVSNLDLTNEPSLASQPNLMKSKVLTVNGRKIGIIGYLTPETAVITRVGNVKILPEIPSIVAEAKRLKNDGVDILIALGHSGLEMDTQIARDVEDIDLVIGGHSHSFLYTGNPPDIDKPVGPYPIWVKQPSTNRKVPVVHAYYVTKYLGKLWMEFDEAGEVVKSYGNPILLDSNIEQDPELLNEVKTMSKMIEEKTKQVIGSTSVFLEGINEYCRFRECNLGNFITDSFVDYNIRNNIKSFDLDKYWTDAPIALLQAGGIRTNMNNINKRGNVTFGDLLSSMPFQDDVGKITTKGSDIWTAFEYSVRRYSTTVANGEFLQVSGLKVVIDFSQPSGKRVQSIYARCGNCAVPVYEKLNLNENYTIIISSYLSEGGDGFSFQKVVEYESFRKTDLKIVEEEFQAKSPIWPEVSERIVLLRVDELNKVPTTSIDSQIAFISLSDLTILLLAIAIALCVFDHWLGYER; via the exons ATGGCCGTCAGCCTGCAGTGGCCGCGGGTGTTCCGGACGGTGGCGCTGCTCCTGTGGCTGCAGTCCACGGCGGCGGTGGCCGCTCATAATAATTACCGACTGCTGGTGTTGCACACCAACGACATGCACTCGCGGTTCGATCAGATCGACGCGGCGGGCGGCGCGGATTGCGCATCGGTCGGCCGGCCGTGTTACGGCGGTTTCGCGCGGCTCAAGACGGTCGTCGACCGGGAGCGCCGGAGCGCCGACGCCGACGGCACGCTGTTCCTCAACGCCGGCGACACGTTCCAGGGCACGGCGTACTACACGTTACTCAAGTGGCGGGCCGTCGAGCGTATGGTCGGAGCGCTCGGCATCGACGTCATG TGTTTGGGAAATCACGAATTCGACGATGGCGTGGAAGATGTTGAATCGTTTATACAAAACATAACTATTCCAGTAGTAGTTAGTAATCTCGATCTAACCAACGAACCATCATTGGCCAGCCAGCCAAACTTGATGAAATCTAAAGTTTTGACGGTAAATGGTCGTAAAATCGGAATTATCGGATACTTGACACCAGAGACAGCG GTTATAACACGAGTGGGCAACGTGAAAATATTACCTGAAATTCCGTCGATTGTGGCTGAGGCA AAACGTCTGAAAAATGATGGCGTGGACATTCTTATAGCGCTTGGACATTCCGGTTTGGAAATGGATACACAGATAGCCAGAGACGTCGAGGACATCGATTTGGTGATTGGTGGACATTCACATTCGTTTTTGTACACAG GAAATCCACCGGACATCGACAAGCCTGTTGGTCCTTATCCTATTTGGGTGAAACAACCAAGCACTAATAGGAAGGTGCCCGTCGTCCAT GCATATTACGTCACAAAATATTTGGGAAAATTGTGGATGGAGTTCGACGAAGCCGGCGAAGTTGTCAAAAGTTATGGGAACCCGATTTTA TTAGATTCCAATATCGAACAag aTCCCGAACTATTGAACGAA GTAAAAACCATGAGCAAAATGATCGAGGAGAAGACTAAACAAGTGATTGGTTCGACAAGTGTATTCTTAGAAGGTATCAATGAATACTGTAGATTTAGAGAATGTAATCTGGGAAATTTCATAACGGATTCTTTCGTAGACTAC AATATtcgaaataatatcaaatcgtTTGACTTGGACAAATACTGGACCGAC GCGCCGATAGCGTTATTACAAGCTGGCGGTATACGGACaaacatgaataatattaataaaagag gtaACGTCACTTTTGGCGATTTGCTGTCGTCGATGCCATTTCAAGACGACGTAGGTAAAATTACGACTAAGGGTTCAGACATTTGGACAGCTTTTGAGTAC TCCGTTCGACGGTACAGTACAACGGTGGCAAACGGTGAATTCCTTCAGGTTTCAG GATTAAAGGTCGTAATAGACTTTAGTCAGCCCAGTGGTAAGCGTGTGCAGTCC ATTTACGCTAGGTGTGGAAATTGCGCTGTGCCCGTatatgaaaaattgaatttaaacgaAAATTACACAATAATCATCAGTAGTTATCTGTCAGAAGGTGGGGATGGCTTCTCGTTCCAAAAAGTTGTCGAATACGAGAGTTTTA GAAAAACGGATTTGAAGATCGTAGAAGAAGAATTTCAAGCTAAGTCTCCGATATGGCCGGAAGTAAGTGAACGGATAGTGCTGCTCAGAGTGGATGAGTTGAACAAGGTGCCGACAACCAGCATAGACAGCCAAATCGCTTTTATATCGTTGTCAGACTTGACAATACTACTGTTGGCGATCGCCATCGCGTTATGTGTATTCGACCATTGGCTTGGTTACGAGAGATAA
- the LOC132924956 gene encoding uncharacterized protein LOC132924956 encodes MAPKKSAYFTFLKRYRDYEIRKGRQPSSYEQLSVSLSPVWNNMTEGQKDRYKVLANRCISNTNHNIEQPLNHISNEEEIRLAVYDMEKLVAEMFKNIPNDQELLNKKFILLHINCHSFDEEQYYFPAEISAIEFNLKNGLSRTYQQIIGFSENKLKGCPPGHPYSMRRYAKQYHQIDCLDKHPDDYENIFFEFLTFLKDGIINKTDVKEGKLDLPYLFTVESNVDENNIKKTINSLERLYSSAFPEVDAEVCKSTFKIGNAEQLLLEIKKKMNLPSDDDYHLVRVLEYEYYVQAFCCKYHESIRTTNFKCSKARIIQWMTNICNHINTFIDLNLVPGRHMAARLNDHSILIIENAHLPLTAADLNLNKNASYYDILSNSRISPQS; translated from the exons ATGGCTCCCAAGAAATCGGCTTATTTCACTTTCTTAAAACGTTATAGAGATTATGAAATTAGAAAAGGAAGACAACCTTCAAGCTACGAACAATTAAGTGTTAGCTTATCACCAGTATGGAAT aatatGACTGAAGGTCAAAAAGACAGATACAAAGTCCTTGCTAATAGAtgtatttcaaatacaaatcataatatagaaCAGCCGTTGAATCATATTAGTAATGAAGAAGAAATTAGACTTGCTGTTTATGACATGGAGAAACTTGTAgctgaaatgtttaaaaacatacCTAACGATCAGG aattattaaataaaaagtttattttattacatataaactgTCATTCTTTTGATgaagaacaatattattttcctgCTGAAATATCAgcaatagaatttaatttaaaaaatgggcTTTCTCGCACCTATCAACAAATTATTGGctttt CTGAAAATAAACTTAAAGGTTGTCCTCCAGGTCATCCTTATTCAATGAGAAGATATGCTAAGCAATATCATCAAATTGATTGTTTGGATAAACATCCGGATGattacgaaaatatatttttcgaatttttaacatttcttaAG gatgGAATAATCAACAAAACGGACGTAAAAGAAGGCAAGTTAGATTTACCATATTTGTTTACAGTTGAGTCCAATGTCGACgagaataatataaagaaaacaattaatagCTTGGAAAGGTTGTACTCCTCAGCTTTTCCTGAAg TTGATGCTGAAGTTTGTAAATCTACATTCAAAATAGGAAATGCTGagcaattattattagaaataaaaaaaaaaatgaatctacCTTCAGATGATGATTATCATTTGGTTAGGGTTttagaatatgaatattatgtacaagCATTCTGTTGTAAG tacCATGAATCAATACGTACTACTAATTTCAAATGTTCCAAAGCACGCATTATTCAGTGGatgacaaatatttgtaatcacataaatacatttattgatttaaacctTGTACCTGGCAGACATATGGCAGCTCGATTAAATGATCATTCAATTTTG ATAATTGAAAATGCTCATTTGCCTCTCACAGCagcagatttaaatttaaacaaaaatgcttcctattatgatatattgtcCAACTCTAGAATATCACCACAatcataa
- the LOC132925702 gene encoding elongin-B-like isoform X1, with the protein MDLDGKETYLSIHRKNLTISTDVKNDILVNELKRIIGSIIKQLPKDLQLHYEDEIMDGTKPLSYYDLSDDIQNPMLIGLSLNFCRMPNGEFEPLEITPYSSPSSDFDDLIFSEDEETFEIN; encoded by the exons atG gaTTTAGATGGCAAGGAAACTTATTTATCAATTCACCGAAAAAATCTAACCATAAGTACGGATGTTAAAAACGACATACTGGTTAATGAACTAAAACGAATCATTGGAA gtattattaaacAACTTCCTAAAGATCTACAACTTCACTATGAAGACGAGATTATGGATGGGACAAAACCTTTGTCGTATTATGATTTGAGTGATGATATCCAAAATCCAATGCTTATTGGTTTATCattgaa TTTTTGTAGGATGCCGAATGGAGAATTTGAGCCCTTAGAAATAACTCCATATTCATCACCGTCATCAGATTTCGACGATCTTATATTTTCAGAAGACGAAGaaacttttgaaattaattaa